TTATCAAAAGCTTCGGCTACTTTAGATGACAACAGACTCTTAAGCGGCATGTTGGTCACACGAGTTAATTTTGCCAAATCAAACTTTTGCTGCTTCAAATCTGATGCCGAATCTTTCAAGACACTATCATAAATCATCTTGATTTGGTCGATGTCTTTCATCTGAATGGCTTCATTAAGCGAAATCATAACATTAGTATAGTCGTGACGGAAACTGCGTAACGTTTCGTAAAGACTTTCGACTTGTTCAGAATACTTCTCTAGGTCATCCAAGTGACGACGATTTTCTTTTCTTCGCTCATTTTCAAAGTACTCATCTGCGTATCTATTGACACTGTAAACAGCATAAAGAATCGCTATATAGCCAATCAAGGTTATAATATGGCCAGCATAGTACAAATCAAAGAAACGCGAAGCCACAACTACGGAATAGTTCATAATCACATAACTAATCAAAACAAAGTTAGTGAAAAACATTATCCGACCAAATTTGCGATCTCGCTCCAAAACCCTCAAATATTTAAAATCAATATTAAGAAGTTTGGAAAGAGCGACAAATGTTGGAATAATTAAAAGGTCAAAGAAAATGAAATAAAGATAACTTTTGTTAAGGAAATCCGATGTGATACCAAATCCCGGCATCAAAAAGTAGGCATAACCATTAAAAATCAAAAGATAAAGAACAAGAGGATAGAAAGCATAAAATGCCAACATATTGGTGGTTCTTTCCTTGCCATAGAAATAAGCATAGAAAAGAAGGTAGAACGGTGTCATAAAGGACAAACCGACATTATATGACATCCCCAGTATCCCCCCTATACATTCAACTAAGAACGCAATAGGAAGAATCATACGTGGTATCTTGACCAAGCTGGTCTTTTCGTAAATCCACTGTATGACGATGAAATGCAAAAGATATTCTAATGCAATTTGCAAATTGAGCATCATTTAATGGTTAGCCACCTCCTTCTAGTAATCTTAAATAAGCAGTAAAAAGCCACATTACTATTTTATCACACTTCCTGCTATTATATGAGATAAAATTAAATAATTATCTCGAATTTCAGAAAACTTTCAATAATGATTAGAGAAGAAGGGGAAAATCTGAGCCTTAACGATTTTTCAATCGTTCCAAAAGTTCCTTTTTACGTGTCCGCGAGAGGAGGCATGACTCGTCTCCCTCAAAGAAGACCATATTAGCCGTACGATCCACACTTGTCACATTACTCACATTGACAACAAAAGAGCGATGCGTTTGGAAGAAAATATCATCCAATTTCGCTACTTCTGCAATTTTTCCATAGAATTCTACTAGATTTGACTTGGTGTGAGCAATCAACTTATGTGGCACAGGGGCTGTTTCAATGTATAAAATGTCATCATAAGGAATATTAACATCATTTTTATCCGTTTTTACCGTCAGACTCTGTGCCTTGGTTTCTTGCTCAACCTGCGAATACGCAAAATCTAAAAGTTCTACCAAGGCTCTCTTAAGATCTGCATCTTCCATGGATTTATCAACAAAGTCCAGAGCTTGAATCTTATAACGGAAGGTCAAGGGCATAAACTCAGAGTAGGCTGTAACAAAAGCGATTTGTGCTTTCAAGTCTTCCTTACGGATTTCAAGCCCAATATCTAGTCCCTGCTTCGTTTGATTTTTAAGGTCAATATCCAAAAGATAAACCATGGATTTACCCGAACCTCTATCAGCATCTAACAATTCCTGACCTTGCTCATAAAAGGTAATCCCATCAACAACGGCCTTCGACTCCTCAACTGCTTCGTCCAATAAACGACTAACACGATGACGCTGCAAGGCATCATCTTCAAGGACGATAATAGAAAGCATCTTATTTCCCTCTTTCTTTCTAATATACTTTAATATACCTATTTAACATTTTATCATAATTAATCGGATAATATTCCTTTTTGTACAGCATAAAGTCTTTTTAACTTACCTCATTTCATTTATAAAACAATTGTTATCTCCCTGTCACTTTATCTTCATTTTTAGATGTTATCATGAGAACTGTTTTTGTTTTATATTAAAAAGGAGAAAGTTATGTTACGTTCTTTTAAAACGCAAGGGACTAAGACAAAGACCATCTTAACCCTTGCAACTGTTGGTATCATTAGTGCTTTTCTTGTGGGAAGTCCTCAGCATGCCTCTGCGGATCAAACCTATGTTTCAGATCCTAACCAGGCTATGACATTTTCTGAACTTGAAACAACTACAAATACCAATACCATCACTCAAACAGGTGTATCTAGTGAAACACCTACTACTGTGACTACTGTGTCACATACCTCTGTAGATGATCTTCATACACATGAAAATGACTATGAACAAACGCCCACAAATACTCCGACTTTTGAGGAATTGAAACAAGATAGTCAAACAGCTAGCAGTACTGTCGACAGCCAGACTGGTAGCAAAACCTATGGGACTAGAATTCCGACAAATACAGATAGCAATCATAAGGCTGTAGAAAATCACTCTGAACCAAAGACCGAAACTGTCGCTCAAGCACAAACCTGGTCAAAAGATGGTGCTACATGGGTATCAACAGAAATTAATAATGGTAACGTTCATAAGATTCTATCTACTTATATTCCAAAACCATTAACACCTTCTACAAAGCCCACGACAACAGCTACAACAAAACCTAAACAATCAACTCCTGCTGTTAGTCAACCTAAAAAACCAACAACTGTTGTAAACAAGCCAGCGCCTTCTACAACGACACAACCTAAGAAGCCAACAACGACTGTCACTAAACCTACAGCTCCTAAAGCTACTCCTATCCAACCTGCTAAACCAGTGGACCGAATTGCTCAAGTATGGCAAAAGAATAACGAACTGGTAAAAGAGAATTACGACACTCCTCACTGGTCAACTAAGGAAGCAACAGTCTTCATCAATGCTAAAAATCCTGAAATCGTGAATGCCTACAAACAAGCTATCACTTCTTGGAATAACACTGGTGCCTTTAATTTCTTGCTCACTAACGATAAACAAAAAGCTAACATCATTGCTGATGAACGTTATGAAGGTAATGTAGCAGCTCCTCTTGGGGTTACCTACTCTACTTACTACCTCCCAACTAAGCAATATAGTAATGCTACTGTTTACTTGAACACCTTCCATGTTCAAAACAATTATTATCAAAAGAATGGTGGAAAACTCCTTAACACTGCGCAACACGAATTAGGCCACTCAATTGGACTTGAGCACAACAGTGCTGTTGCCTCTGTAATGGAACCTAAAGGTGGTAAGACAAGTATCCAACCAGTTGATATTAACAATGTTAAGAAGCTCTATAGCAAGATTTAAGTTCTTACACCATCACTATAATTTATAAGCAGACCTATCAGGTTCTGTTTTTTTTTATACAAGTGAGATGACCATTCAAGACCAGAAAATGACTGTTCATGATTTTTTCTTACATATTTTAAAGATATGTAAAGTTTTCTCCATTTTTTTTGGTAAAATAGAAAATGTAAAGAGAGACCGGATGAGTTAGAAAACTCAACTTTGTTAGTTTTTGCTCATTATTCTCATAAACAGAATAAAAATAGTCTAGGAACCCTTCTTAACATTTATACCTATCTTCCCCAAACACTTTTCCCCCATTCCTAGATTTCCAGATCTCTCCTAATAAAGAACGTCTAGCAACAGCAGCTAGGCGTTCTTTATTGTATCTAAAGCACATAGGCCTTGATATTAACCTAGTAGATTAGTAATCGTTCAAAATAATTCTCACAAAATTACCATTCAAGATCAGAAAATGACTGTTCATGATTTTTTCTTACATATTTTAAAAATATGTAAGTTTTCTCTGATTTTTTTTGGTACAATAGATAATGTAAAGAGAGACCTAATGAGTTATAGATAAATGTTTTATCATTTAAAACTTATTGTTCTCATAGACATTTTCTAAATAGTCTAGGAACCCTTCTTAACATTTATACCTATCTTCCCCAAACACTTTTCCCCATTCCTAGATTATCAGATTTCTCACAAGAAAAGCGTCTAGCTCACCCGGCTAGACCTTTTTTCTTTTTCCATACTTTTGCTATAATAGAGCCATACCGTTTGAAAGGAACTCATAAAATGACTATAGATCAGCAACTTCTTTGCTACAAACGTTTACCAAACTGGACAGCTACAACACTTCCGGAAATGGTGACGCAAAAACACAATACTAAGGTGGGAACTTGGGCTAAATTGACCATTCTATCGGGATCTCTTCACTTCTACGAATTAGACGAAGAGGGAGAGGTTACTGCAGAGCATCTCTTTACCCCCGAGACAGAGATTCCTTTTGTTGAACCACAAGCTTGGCATCGCATCGCTGCTGCTTCAGATGATTTGGAATGCTATCTTTCTTTTTACTGTAAACCCGAAGACTACATGGCTAAAAAGTATGATACTAAGGCCCACTCCGAGGTTCTTGAAGCAGTCCAATCTGGCCATATCAAACCTGGTCGTACCCTTGACCTAGGCTGTGGTCACGGTCGTAACGCTCTTTATTTGGCATCTCTTGGGCATGATGTTACAGCCGTTGATGTTAATAACGAAGCTACACAACGCATCCAAATGATTGCAGATGAGGAAAATTACAATGTTAGAGCTGGCTACTACGATATCAATGCTGCTGCTCTTCCTGAATCTGAGACCTTTGATTTCATCCTCTCAACAGTAGTCTTCATGTTCCTTGATCCCGATCAAATTCCGGATATTATCAAGAATATACAAGAGCGTACTGTCGTAGGTGGTTACAATCTGATTGTTTGTGCCATGGATACTGAGGAACACCCTTGTACCATGCCTTTCCCATTTACGTTTGATGAGGGAGAGTTGAAAAATTATTATAGTGACTGGGAGTTAGTCAAGTATAATGAAAATCTTGGTCACCTTCACCGTTTGGATGAATATGGCAATCCCATCGCTCTTCAATTTGCAACCATGTTAGCTAAGAAGGTTAAATAAGAGCGAATAACTGTAGACGAGCTGAGCACAGCTTGACTTGTCTTCAAAGTAAAAACTAGGAACCCAGTCGGATTCCTAGTTTTTTAATTGTTTACAATGTCTGCATATCCTGATTTAAGGTCTGCATTTTCTGTTTCTTTGACATAATACACACCACCATTAGTAGTTGGTGAATAAAGAACAAAGGGAGTCCCATCTTTTTTAATGGTGAAGAAATAACGGTGAACAGATACATTTTCCCATCTCTCGTAAACGGAAACAATAGTATACTCAGAACTGCTATTACCATTTGCAGCATAAGTAGCATCCACAGTCTGGTTATGGTCCGACATCCAACGGATAGGCAAAGAAGAGGCCTCATTGGTGATTTCTTTGTATCCAGGCTGATTCATCTGATTGCCCCAAGAAACCATCAAACTAGCAAGTCGACTAGCTTTGTCATTGGTCCAACGTGGATTTTCAGTATAGGCTTCCTTAGCATGGTTAGCATCAGGTGTGTCAATACTTGCACTGCTAGATTCACTTGTCTTCGGATTTCCGGCCGATGAAGTACTTGATGAGGCACTAGCCTTCTCCGTCGATGAGAAGATTGAGCTAGCCACTGTGGCAGATGACTTGGTCTGTTTGACATTCTTCAGTGAACTAGAGACTAGAGTCAAGCCAATACCAACTACGATCGCTACTAGTGCCCCCAGAAGAATATAGATATAATTATAATTTTTCGAGATTCCGATAAGGCCAGACTGATAAGCTAATTGTAGTTCATCTGGTTTCGGTTTACGCCCCTGAACTTGCTCAAAACGACTTATCCATTCTGCTTCTGACAGCTTTCGCATAATTTTCCTCTTCTCTTTATCAATTATCTTCCATCCTATCATAGAACAGTGATGATGACAATAGTAGAGAGAACTTGAGGTCTACCTTCAACCAATTACCCTTTATTTTCAAAATAACGACGAACAATCGGCGCCACTTCTTCACCATAAAGTTTAATAGCCTTTAGAACATCTTCATGTGGCATAGAACCAATTGGGAGATGAAGCATGAAGCGATCTAGCTGTAAATCCTCAATAATACGAATGATTTTTTGAGCAACGTGAGCAGGGTCCCCAACGAACATGGCTCCGTTTGGTCCAACACTAGCATAGTACTGCTCTTTAGTCATTTCAGACCAGTGCGGGCGATCCTTAGCAATGTTATCCACTGTTTGTTTTGTTGGATAAAAATAATTCTCTATCGCTTGGAAATTATTTTCTTCAATCCAACCCCAAGAATGGGCAGCCACCTTAAGTTGTTCATCCGAATAACCATTTCGAGCACCGATTTCCTTATAAACCTCAACTAATTTTGCAAAGGCCTTTGGATTTCCTCCAATTGTAGCATAGGCAATTGGCAGACCTTTTTCCGCAATTTGAATGGTCGACTCAATGTGACCACCTGTCGCTACCCATAATGGAAAATCATCTTGGACTGCTCGCGGATACACAGGGCGATTGTCAACAGATTGAGTATGCTTACCTTGCCAAGTTAAATTCGTTTGCTTTTTCACTTCCAGAAGCATGTCTAGTTTTTCATTGAAAAGTTCATCATAGTCTGAAAGATCATAGCCAAAAAGTGGAAAACTCTCAACAAAAGAACCTCTACTCGCCATGATTTCTGCACGACCATTTGACAGAGCATCAATGGTTGCATACTGCTGATAGACACGAACCGGGTCAATAGACGACAAAATGGTTACTGCACTAGATAAACGAATCTTCTTGGTATTCACAGCACCTGCTGCAAGAACAATTTGCGGTGCCGATACCGCAAAGTCTTCACGGTGATGCTCTCCAATCGCATAAATGTCTAGTCCAACTTGATCCGCCAATTCAATTTCTTCAACGAGGTCTCTAATACGTTGGTCATGAGAGATAGCTTTTCCAGTTGATTCTAGGAGGGTTGTCTCTCCAAAAGTTGAAATGCCAAGTTCAATCGTCATAAATCTTTCCTCCAGTAATTCTTTTATTTGTTATGAGAATAACATTATCGCTAACTAGTGATAAATACAAATAAAAAAGCCTAAGACTCTATTTTCCAAGAAAGGCTAATAGGGTTAGGCAGAAAAGGAGAACTAAAACACCCATGACCACTAGGAGACTAAGCTTATAGCCTAGGGGATTTCTAGGATTTAAACTAGTTCCAAGACCACTCCTACGAAGGACAAATAAGGGTTCCGAGGGAGATTGATTAAGGTTGTAATGCAAGAGATACCTTAAGCAAAATAGAAAGAAGAGACTCATCCCTGGAAAAATGGCAAGGGGAAGAATAATTCCCTGTGACAGACTAGCCATAATGGTAAGAATGATTTGTATCAACAAGAGCACCCAAAACAAGTAATAAATGTAGGATTGCTTTTTCATTAATATGTACCTCTCAATCTAAGATAAGTATACTCCTCCTAGCTTCCCTTATCAAACCCATAACTCGCCTGACACCTTATTTTCTGCTACAATAGATAGGAAAGATTCAAAAAAGGAAACTGTACACATGAAATTAATTTCTTGGAATATTGATTCCCTAAATGCCGCCCTTACTAGTGATTCTGCACGTGCTCAATTATCACGCGCTGTTATCGACACCTTGGTCGCTGAAAATGCAGACATCATTGCTATTCAAGAGACAAAACTGTCTGCTAAAGGTCCGACTAAAAAGCATTTGCAAATCTTGGAAGACTATTTCCCTGACTATGACAATACTTGGCGTTCATCTGTTGAACCTGCCCGTAAAGGTTATGCTGGAACCATGTTCTTGTATAAAAAAGAACTGAATCCAGTCATTACCTATCCTGAAATCGGAGCACCTTCAACCATGGACTGTGAAGGACGTATCATCACTCTCGAATTTGACAATTTCTTTGTGACACAGGTCTACACACCAAACGCTGGTGATGGCCTCAAACGTCTGCTTGAACGTCAAATCTGGGACGAAAAATATGCGGATTACCTAGCTGAATTGGACGCTCAGAAACCAGTTCTTGCGACTGGTGACTACAATGTTGCCCACAAGGAAATCGACTTGGCTAATCCTTCAAGTAATCGTCGTTCACCAGGATTTACAGATGAAGAACGTGCTGGTTTCACTAACCTCCTTGCAAAAGGTTTCACCGATACCTACCGTCACCTCAATGGCGACGTTACAGGAGCCTACACATGGTGGGCCCAACGTAGTAAAACATCTAAAATCAACAATACAGGCTGGAGAATCGACTACTGGTTGACTTCAAACCGTATTGCCGATAAGGTCACAAAATCAGACATGATTGACTCTGGTGATCGCCAAGACCACACACCTATTGTCTTAGAGATTGATTTATAAAATAACTCTAGACCTAAATCACAAAAAGAGTAGAACTGCTACTCTTTTACTATGCCCAATTAAGGAGAAATTATGAAAACCAAACTTAATACCACTCAAAAGCTCGTTCTGTCAGCTATTATGATGGCTCTTTACATCGCTATCCTCTTTGTGTCTCAAGCCATTTCCTTTGGTGCGGTTCAGATGCGTCTGGCCACCGCTTTATATGGATTAACCTACATCTTCCCATTTTTGGTATTCCCAATTAGTCTGGCTAATGCCATCGCAAACTCTTTTGGAGGTTTGGGATTGATTGACGTGGTTGGTGGTTTCTGTGCTAGCTTTTTAACAACTGGTAGCATCTACCTCATCCGTAAAGCCAAGTTATCTAGCTGGTTCATCATCCTTCCAATCCTACTCGTTCCTGCTTTAGTGGTACCAATCTGGCTTAGTGCCTTGCTCAAACTTCCTTATTTTGCTCTCGTTATTAATCTCCTCCTGGGACAATTAGTTCCTTCAATCTTGGGAGCTGTCCTTGTACGAGAGTTGGCTAAACGAGGATATAAAGACTGACAAACAAAAATATCTCTGCAATGTGCAGAGATATTTTTTAGTAATCAAAAGCTTTTTCGTAAGCTTCTTTTGGTGTCAATTTGTCACCAGAGATAAGCAAACGGTAGTCAACATTAGTAGGATCTTTTTGATACTCATCAACCCAATCTTGATTCATTTCGAGGTAAAGATTATAAGTTCCCAACTCAGTCGAAACAGTACCTACCTTGTAAAAATCTTTATAACGCTTTTGGTTATCCGTTTTTTTCAATTTTTCATATCGATAATAAGTTCTGGCAAAGTCAGTGAACTGGTATTCTTTCTTATCTTTTCCAGAGCCAGTTGTGACTTCAATGGTGCCCTTGTTATTTGTTAAATGCAAATCATAATCATAATCATTGTGGCTATTCACTTGGAAAACACCTGAAGTAATGTCACTATCATCAGAGAATGTCTGAATGTCAGCGAACTTAGCAGCCTGCCAAGAAGTAGGGACTCCTTCATATTCACCATCACTCTGGAGACCTAGAAGTGACCAATAGTGACCGAGATAGAAGGTATTAGACTTCTCACGATCTGTCACCAGTTCACCTACCATCTTAAGGTTTTCAGCACCCAGACGGTATGGGTTAGAAAGGTAACCAAAGACTGGGAAGAAATAAATGATGACTGTAAAGGTCAAGAGGGTCTTCATATTAATCTTGTTAATAGCCCAGAAGAAATAAGCAGCTGAGAACAAGAGAGCGTAAGCAGCACCGTAGCTGAACTTATGCGCATGGGCAATCAAAAGTAAAATGAAGAAAATAGGTTGGATCGGACGGACCTTGTGATAGATGATAGAGAAAACATCCTCCTTGTCTTCCTCAGATTTGAAAATCAAGGACAAGACAATGGTCAAGAGTACAAAGAAGGCGCCAAAACCGAAACCAACATCATTTGGACGGAAGAAATAAGCCAAGATGGACATATCCATCACCAAAAGCCAGACAGATGCAAATTTGATCATATTGTTACCAAATTTTGCAGCCGTTTGACTAGGTGCCTTTAAAGGTACCTCGAAGGCTTGTGCAAGTGCTCTTTCTTTGGCTTGGCGTTCAGCCTCTATTGCCGCTTTCATTTCCTTAGTACGGCGTTCCTTTTGGAACAAATGAGCAACCTTGGTCGGTTCATCTTCCCTTGACTTGGTAATACTCAAAAAGAGTAAATATTGCATGGCAAAGATGAGAGCTGTGTTCCCACCGTATTCTAGGAAGGAACCATTCCAAATACTAGAAACAACTGTAAAAACGATATAACCTCCAATTGAGATTAAAACCGTCAAGAGCAAATGAATCCAACGATAGCGGTAAGTGTATTTATCAGTTGTATCTCGCCTCAAAAACGTGTCACGTGGGTAAAGATACCAGATAACGAAGATAAGTTCAATGGCTTGAACTGCTGTTAGAAAACCAACGTAGTTGAAGCCAAAAACGGCTGCTACCACATTGATGAGATAGGAAATAATGGCCAAAACTCGCAGACTGGTGCGCTTAGACAAAAGTCCAATACTCATCAGGGTGATAGTTGAGAAGGCAGAAAAACCAGCGCCCATCTTATTATCAAAGATAAACACATTGACAAAAGCAAAAATCAAGATTCCTAAAAGACTTAAGACTTGTTTTTGCATTTCTTTTTTCTTTTCTTTCATATTTTCCCTCCTTATGGAAATGATAACGTTTCCGTACTCCTATTTTAACACAATTGTACTATTTTTGTCAGATTTAAAAAGGCATTCGGATAACCGAAGGCCTTTTTCATTTGTTATCTATTGCTTCAATCTTGAGGAACACAAAATCCCCATCAAAGCGTTGAATATACTTTTGAAAACCTAATAAACTAAAAGTTTCAATCTCATAGCGGACCTGATCAATACCATCACTAGTGCTTTCCTCAAGCAATTTTAGTTTTGGAATATCGGATTCCAAGACATCACGGTAAAGTCCTTTATACTCAAAGGTAATTCGAGCCCACTCGTTACCAGAAAGCATTGAGAAAGCCTGATAACGCACCTGCTCATCTGTAATAAGACAGTCTTTTTGTTCTGGACTGAGCGTGAAAGCCAAATCATTTTCGGATTTATGAATGGTCTGGAAACGATCCACACGGAAATAACGGATTTCAGAGAACTGATAATCACAAGTAAAGTTATCATCCAGTTTGTAAGAAATACAGTAGAAATAATGGTTGTCAAAAATGACTGAAATTGGAAAGACCTTATATTCCTCCACTTTTTCTCCTGGCTTACGGTAACTAAATGACAATGGACGTTGGTCCACAATGGCATCGAAAATGGCTGAAATAGCTGGTAAGAGTGACTTATCTTGTTCCTGATAAATCTTAAGTTCTTGATAACTATCCAGTTCTAGCTCAGTCAATCGCTTGATACGTCTGCGCTCCTTGTCGTCTACAGCCCTCTCAACAAAGATGTTGATTATCTCTGCTACTTCATCCTTTCGAAGAGCTCGACTCTCTAAAAGAATCTTAGATAGGATAACTGCCTGATTGTATTTAAGGTTACCATAGCCTTGTTCATACTGGGCATGGTAGGAACCGTATTTTCTGGAATACTTAACCTTCATATTTGGCCGGAGTTCAGTCAAATTCTCCTTGAGCTCACTCACATCCTCTTTAAGCGTACGCTCACTTATGCCAAAGCGAGCGAGGTAATCCGTTTTTGAAATGTCATTTCCCTTTTCCAATTCGGACATAAAGTACAAGAGACGTTTGGTTTTTGATGCTGTCATTATAAAATCCCCCTTTATAATCAAACCTCTTATTACTAAAAAATTGCTGTCTAGTTATTCATTATCATAGATGATCCATTACCAATGGCGACGAGCCACAGAATTATAGCTCAAATAATAGTCCTTTTTCTTTTCGTTGTACTCAAAAGAGAGTCTTAACAATTGTGCTTTCTCAATAGGACTATTCTGATCAGTGTAATTAAGATCAACTGACTTATGCATGATTCCTGATGAATGGACCTTTATACTTCTCCAGGCCCCTTTTGCCTGAGGATGTTCCCTCACTACCTCAGACAAGGATGTTATTGGTCCAAGATAAGCTTGGTCTTTGGTACGTAAGCTATTTATCTGCTCTTCAGTCCAATTACTGCTATAGTTATCAACTTCAGTGACGCCATCAAGTGGATAAGTCGCTGTTCCACCATCATAAACAAAGCGTCTCTTTTCGTCCTTCACAAAAGAGAGATCAATATACTCATTGCCATCTCCACGGTCATATCTCACCTTGAGACCACTGGATTCCATCTCGACATAATTGCCCTTACCATGACTTTCAATAATCCAACGTAAAGTATCAGCCTTAGGTTTCAGATTTTCAAAATCTTCTTCCGTCCAGTTATAAATCGCAGACTTATCTTCGTAGTCTTTTGGATCATCACTATCGGGTTTCTCCTCATCAAGTTCTGACTGGGATACTTGTTGGATCAGCCTGTATTTTTTCATAGCGCCTCGATAGACAGAACCACCTAAAGTTGCAAAGAAGGATAATCCAATCAGGGCAAGCACGATTGCGGCAAAGAGAAATCTACCTAGCTTCTGTCCCATTCTAAAGAGAATGA
Above is a window of Streptococcus salivarius DNA encoding:
- a CDS encoding QueT transporter family protein gives rise to the protein MKTKLNTTQKLVLSAIMMALYIAILFVSQAISFGAVQMRLATALYGLTYIFPFLVFPISLANAIANSFGGLGLIDVVGGFCASFLTTGSIYLIRKAKLSSWFIILPILLVPALVVPIWLSALLKLPYFALVINLLLGQLVPSILGAVLVRELAKRGYKD
- a CDS encoding DUF4767 domain-containing protein is translated as MRKLSEAEWISRFEQVQGRKPKPDELQLAYQSGLIGISKNYNYIYILLGALVAIVVGIGLTLVSSSLKNVKQTKSSATVASSIFSSTEKASASSSTSSAGNPKTSESSSASIDTPDANHAKEAYTENPRWTNDKASRLASLMVSWGNQMNQPGYKEITNEASSLPIRWMSDHNQTVDATYAANGNSSSEYTIVSVYERWENVSVHRYFFTIKKDGTPFVLYSPTTNGGVYYVKETENADLKSGYADIVNN
- a CDS encoding helix-turn-helix transcriptional regulator: MTASKTKRLLYFMSELEKGNDISKTDYLARFGISERTLKEDVSELKENLTELRPNMKVKYSRKYGSYHAQYEQGYGNLKYNQAVILSKILLESRALRKDEVAEIINIFVERAVDDKERRRIKRLTELELDSYQELKIYQEQDKSLLPAISAIFDAIVDQRPLSFSYRKPGEKVEEYKVFPISVIFDNHYFYCISYKLDDNFTCDYQFSEIRYFRVDRFQTIHKSENDLAFTLSPEQKDCLITDEQVRYQAFSMLSGNEWARITFEYKGLYRDVLESDIPKLKLLEESTSDGIDQVRYEIETFSLLGFQKYIQRFDGDFVFLKIEAIDNK
- a CDS encoding sensor histidine kinase yields the protein MSYNVGLSFMTPFYLLFYAYFYGKERTTNMLAFYAFYPLVLYLLIFNGYAYFLMPGFGITSDFLNKSYLYFIFFDLLIIPTFVALSKLLNIDFKYLRVLERDRKFGRIMFFTNFVLISYVIMNYSVVVASRFFDLYYAGHIITLIGYIAILYAVYSVNRYADEYFENERRKENRRHLDDLEKYSEQVESLYETLRSFRHDYTNVMISLNEAIQMKDIDQIKMIYDSVLKDSASDLKQQKFDLAKLTRVTNMPLKSLLSSKVAEAFDKGIQCHVEVEEGVFFTDMRPLDLITIISILCDNAIEATVLADEPKLSIAIFKMENQSVIVVENSTKEASIDVAPLKQRGFSTKGTGRGLGLANIEEILFRYDNVTLETESAQHRFVQLLSITPKED
- a CDS encoding LLM class flavin-dependent oxidoreductase yields the protein MTIELGISTFGETTLLESTGKAISHDQRIRDLVEEIELADQVGLDIYAIGEHHREDFAVSAPQIVLAAGAVNTKKIRLSSAVTILSSIDPVRVYQQYATIDALSNGRAEIMASRGSFVESFPLFGYDLSDYDELFNEKLDMLLEVKKQTNLTWQGKHTQSVDNRPVYPRAVQDDFPLWVATGGHIESTIQIAEKGLPIAYATIGGNPKAFAKLVEVYKEIGARNGYSDEQLKVAAHSWGWIEENNFQAIENYFYPTKQTVDNIAKDRPHWSEMTKEQYYASVGPNGAMFVGDPAHVAQKIIRIIEDLQLDRFMLHLPIGSMPHEDVLKAIKLYGEEVAPIVRRYFENKG
- a CDS encoding exodeoxyribonuclease III, with the protein product MKLISWNIDSLNAALTSDSARAQLSRAVIDTLVAENADIIAIQETKLSAKGPTKKHLQILEDYFPDYDNTWRSSVEPARKGYAGTMFLYKKELNPVITYPEIGAPSTMDCEGRIITLEFDNFFVTQVYTPNAGDGLKRLLERQIWDEKYADYLAELDAQKPVLATGDYNVAHKEIDLANPSSNRRSPGFTDEERAGFTNLLAKGFTDTYRHLNGDVTGAYTWWAQRSKTSKINNTGWRIDYWLTSNRIADKVTKSDMIDSGDRQDHTPIVLEIDL
- a CDS encoding matrixin family metalloprotease, which gives rise to MLRSFKTQGTKTKTILTLATVGIISAFLVGSPQHASADQTYVSDPNQAMTFSELETTTNTNTITQTGVSSETPTTVTTVSHTSVDDLHTHENDYEQTPTNTPTFEELKQDSQTASSTVDSQTGSKTYGTRIPTNTDSNHKAVENHSEPKTETVAQAQTWSKDGATWVSTEINNGNVHKILSTYIPKPLTPSTKPTTTATTKPKQSTPAVSQPKKPTTVVNKPAPSTTTQPKKPTTTVTKPTAPKATPIQPAKPVDRIAQVWQKNNELVKENYDTPHWSTKEATVFINAKNPEIVNAYKQAITSWNNTGAFNFLLTNDKQKANIIADERYEGNVAAPLGVTYSTYYLPTKQYSNATVYLNTFHVQNNYYQKNGGKLLNTAQHELGHSIGLEHNSAVASVMEPKGGKTSIQPVDINNVKKLYSKI
- the tehB gene encoding SAM-dependent methyltransferase TehB — translated: MTIDQQLLCYKRLPNWTATTLPEMVTQKHNTKVGTWAKLTILSGSLHFYELDEEGEVTAEHLFTPETEIPFVEPQAWHRIAAASDDLECYLSFYCKPEDYMAKKYDTKAHSEVLEAVQSGHIKPGRTLDLGCGHGRNALYLASLGHDVTAVDVNNEATQRIQMIADEENYNVRAGYYDINAAALPESETFDFILSTVVFMFLDPDQIPDIIKNIQERTVVGGYNLIVCAMDTEEHPCTMPFPFTFDEGELKNYYSDWELVKYNENLGHLHRLDEYGNPIALQFATMLAKKVK
- a CDS encoding LytR/AlgR family response regulator transcription factor; the encoded protein is MLSIIVLEDDALQRHRVSRLLDEAVEESKAVVDGITFYEQGQELLDADRGSGKSMVYLLDIDLKNQTKQGLDIGLEIRKEDLKAQIAFVTAYSEFMPLTFRYKIQALDFVDKSMEDADLKRALVELLDFAYSQVEQETKAQSLTVKTDKNDVNIPYDDILYIETAPVPHKLIAHTKSNLVEFYGKIAEVAKLDDIFFQTHRSFVVNVSNVTSVDRTANMVFFEGDESCLLSRTRKKELLERLKNR